Genomic segment of Phormidium ambiguum IAM M-71:
TTTAAGGTCACTATACCAACCCATGATTGATATCTTTACCTTGCTACTTAACTTCTTGATTGTCTGTACTATGAGACAACATTGATTTTGGAGCAAAATCCAGAAGCGTAGAAGCTCTAGTATAGAAAGTTTTCGGGGATTGAGGAGTTAAGTAAATCACAGGTTTTACACAGGTTATGTATTACCAATCAAATTCATTCAGTACAGCTGATAATCAAGAAAATCATTGTGAAGAAAATGCGATCGCAGCGGATAAAACTCAATGGTTTGTCCGCTTGGAAGCACGAGATTACAATGCTGAACTAAAATATTATCATCAGATATTAGAACGCGAGCCAAACAATGTGATGGCTCATTATCAACTTGGTGCCGCTCATTTAGCAGTAGAAAACTATATAGCTGCGATCGAAAATTACAATCGAGTTATTGAATTAGAAGCAAATAATGCCGGGGCTTATCATAACCGAGGTAATGCTTATACTGCATTAGGTAATTATGAAGCAGCACTAACTGATTATAACCAAGCAATTGAGCTTGAGCAAAACGACCCAGTTTTTTACAACAGTCGCGGTGCAATACTTTCTTATTTAGGAGATTTAGATGAGGCGATCGCATCTTTCGATCGATCTTTAAGCCTCAATCCGCTTTATTCTTCAGCTTATAACAATCGC
This window contains:
- a CDS encoding tetratricopeptide repeat protein; translation: MYYQSNSFSTADNQENHCEENAIAADKTQWFVRLEARDYNAELKYYHQILEREPNNVMAHYQLGAAHLAVENYIAAIENYNRVIELEANNAGAYHNRGNAYTALGNYEAALTDYNQAIELEQNDPVFYNSRGAILSYLGDLDEAIASFDRSLSLNPLYSSAYNNRGNAYAKQGNFFSAIADYNKAIEINSQDASAFLNRGISQYRLGNQLLAIADFTHTLTLNPNYGKAYKNRGIVRAEMTDCEAAIADYNQAIKLNPTDANAYYHRALASCAFDHPLAYQAAIEDFTKAAQLYDRQGQIEQYESVMNIREELISWIQGIEEFVDTPI